GTGGATACATCAAACCTGGAATGAATACCAAGGTGGGTTACTTTGATCAAACGAGCTCAGAGTTACCACTGGATCGCAATGTTCTTGATTATATCAAAGATGTCGCCGGGGAAATGATTGAAACTGAATCAGGCGAAAAAATCTCTGCAGCAAAGATGTTGGAAAGGTTTCTCTTTGATGGAAAGTTGCAATACACGCCGATCGCCAAACTTTCAGGAGGAGAAAGACGTAGGCTTTTTCTTGTTCAAATCCTCATGACAGGGCCAAATTTTCTCATTTTAGATGAACCAACCAATGATTTAGACATTCAAACACTTTCTGTTTTGGAATCTTTCTTAGATGAATTTCCAGGAACTGTTGTGATCGTATCCCATGATCGATATTTCCTCGACCGCACGGCAGAGAGCCTTCTCATTTTCCGAAAAGAGGGAAAACTTGACCATTATATCGGAACTTTTTCTTCCTTCTTAGAAACCGATTCTTTGGAATTGGAAAGTGAACCCAGTTCCCCAAAACAAACCGTAGCTCCGCCAGTGACAGTGACAGCGGGGAAACCACAAAAATCCAAACAAGACCTAAAGAAACTTTCAAAATTAGAATCAGAGATAGCAAAGTTAGAGACAACGAAAGTAGAATTAGAAAAGAAATTGAGTACATTCGCAAATGATCATACGGAACTTAGCAAAATAACGGAAGAAATCCAAAAGATAGAGTCGGAAATTCTTTACAAAATGGAGGAATGGGAAATGCTTCATTCCGAATGAAGACTGTCCTATATACGAGAATTTTTATTTGGACACCCATCATCTTTATTGGGTACTTCATCTCAGCTCAAATTGGTTTTAAAATTGCCTTTTTAAATAGCCAAGTATCACCTGTTTGGCCCCCGGAAGGTGTGGGCCTTGCCTCTCTCCTACTCCTTGGTCCTGTAGCAATCCCTGGAATTTACTTAGGTGCTACACTTGCTAACTTTTTCAATAACCCGCATTTACCAACGGCATTTATAATTGGAATTGGAAATACTCTTAGTAGTTATATAAATTATAGGATCATAAGAGGGGTCACTGAAAAAAGTGATCCCATCTATTCAACCAAAGACTTAATATATTTTCTTAGTATTGGAACAATTCCTGGATCCCTTGTCAGTACAGTGCTCGGAGTTACTAGTTTATGGTATTGGGATTTTTTAACTTCAGAACTTTATTTCAATGTATTCTTTACTTGGTTTTCTGGAGAGATGTTAGGTTTTCTCATTGTGGCACCTGAGTGTACTCGTACATCCTTTACAGTTTTGTCTCAATACATACTTTACATAAAGATGCATTAAAATCCTGATTCAGACGGTAATGAGGATTGCATTGGATTTTTAAAATGCAACAACTTTCCCGTATACAAATCGATCACACCAAGGCTAACTCCATAAAAATGAATCTTTACATGCCTGTCCGAGATTTCCTCTAAACCAACTTCTTCATCTGCTAACGCGGAAGATAGAAAGATCCGATGGCCTTCAATATGAAGATTCCCTATGTCATTGATTTCTCCAATCATGATGTTTGTTGGATAAGAAGCTTTTACAATCCGTTTTGGGAATTTCCTTTTCGACTTTTGGTAATGGTTAGCAGGAAAAGAATTTTGAATTCCTTCATGTGGTCTTAGGTAATTGAATTCTTTCTGAAAATCTCGAAATGCTTTTTGTTGTGTCTCTAAGCTAGACCTTGGAGGCAAAGCCGTTTCTTCCTTTAAGGTTTTATGCATTCTTTCATGCCTACCATTTTGTTGTGGTTTGCCTGGTTCAATCCGCTCCAACTTGATTCCCAGTTTGATCCACCATACAGAAAGTTTACTAAGCCCTGCCAGCGCATTCGAGGCAAATGGTGGACCGTTGTCAGTTCGAATGGCA
This portion of the Leptospira terpstrae serovar Hualin str. LT 11-33 = ATCC 700639 genome encodes:
- a CDS encoding MASE1 domain-containing protein, with protein sequence MKTVLYTRIFIWTPIIFIGYFISAQIGFKIAFLNSQVSPVWPPEGVGLASLLLLGPVAIPGIYLGATLANFFNNPHLPTAFIIGIGNTLSSYINYRIIRGVTEKSDPIYSTKDLIYFLSIGTIPGSLVSTVLGVTSLWYWDFLTSELYFNVFFTWFSGEMLGFLIVAPECTRTSFTVLSQYILYIKMH
- a CDS encoding integrase core domain-containing protein yields the protein AIRTDNGPPFASNALAGLSKLSVWWIKLGIKLERIEPGKPQQNGRHERMHKTLKEETALPPRSSLETQQKAFRDFQKEFNYLRPHEGIQNSFPANHYQKSKRKFPKRIVKASYPTNIMIGEINDIGNLHIEGHRIFLSSALADEEVGLEEISDRHVKIHFYGVSLGVIDLYTGKLLHFKNPMQSSLPSESGF